A region from the Streptomyces tsukubensis genome encodes:
- a CDS encoding TM2 domain-containing protein, producing MTVPTPDAPYGYDQHGRPYSDKSKIVAGVLQILLGGFGVGRFYVGNVGMGVAQLLTCGGLGVWALIDGILFLTSSDRTDKDGRILRG from the coding sequence ATGACCGTCCCCACTCCGGACGCCCCGTACGGCTACGACCAGCACGGCCGCCCCTACTCCGACAAGTCGAAGATCGTCGCGGGTGTCCTCCAGATCCTGCTCGGCGGCTTCGGTGTCGGCCGCTTCTACGTCGGCAACGTCGGTATGGGCGTCGCCCAGCTCCTCACCTGCGGTGGCCTGGGCGTCTGGGCGCTGATCGACGGCATCCTCTTCCTCACCAGCAGCGACCGCACCGACAAGGACGGCCGCATCCTCCGCGGCTGA
- a CDS encoding DUF6401 family natural product biosynthesis protein → MDHPSSSPGPGPAADCPLVGVVASYLPRLAEFAFDPGLVAAVDQHAASVRDALVPRQRSGRSVRGAGSATRTGWAASEAVRREDLADYVLGFTDWLTETEWTEPVGHDFASLRLTAICWLVREHDLLSR, encoded by the coding sequence ATGGACCATCCCTCCTCCTCGCCCGGCCCGGGACCGGCCGCCGACTGCCCGCTGGTGGGCGTCGTGGCGTCCTATCTGCCCCGGCTGGCCGAGTTCGCCTTCGACCCGGGGCTCGTCGCCGCCGTCGATCAGCATGCCGCGAGCGTGCGGGACGCGCTGGTGCCCCGGCAGCGGAGCGGCAGGAGCGTGCGGGGCGCCGGGTCCGCTACCCGTACCGGATGGGCCGCTTCCGAGGCCGTACGGAGAGAGGACCTCGCCGACTACGTCCTCGGGTTCACGGACTGGCTCACGGAGACGGAGTGGACCGAGCCGGTCGGGCACGACTTCGCGTCGCTGCGGCTCACCGCGATCTGCTGGCTGGTGCGCGAGCACGATCTGCTGTCCCGGTGA
- a CDS encoding M28 family metallopeptidase: MRIAVPSLPGRPGRTLAGAAIALAGLLAAASPAATAPATTAAPTTPTTTATALAPPDIPLANVKGHLTQFQSIAAANGGNRAHGRPGYRASLDYVKAKLDAAGYTTTIQQFTSGGATGYNLIADWPGGDTNQVLMAGAHLDSVTTGAGINDNGSGSAAVLETALAVSRAGLQPTKHLRFGWWGAEEVGLVGSRYYVNNLPAADRSRISSYLNFDMIGSPNPGYFVYDDDVELEKVFKDYFGGLGVATEIETEGDGRSDHASFKNVGIRVGGLFTGAGRTKTAAQVQKWGGTAGQAFDRCYHSSCDTTANISDTALDRNSDAVAHAIWTLGTGVVVPPGDVYENTADVSVPDNGAAVTSTVTVSGRTGNAPPTLSVGVDIRHTYRGDLVIDLLAPDGTAYRLKNSSSNDSADNVIATYTVNASAEAANGAWKLRVQDVGPQDTGYINSWKLTF, translated from the coding sequence ATGAGAATTGCCGTCCCCAGCCTGCCCGGCAGACCCGGACGTACCCTCGCCGGGGCCGCGATAGCCCTGGCCGGACTGCTCGCCGCCGCCTCCCCGGCGGCCACGGCACCGGCCACCACCGCAGCCCCCACCACCCCCACCACCACAGCGACCGCGCTCGCCCCGCCCGATATACCCCTCGCCAATGTGAAGGGCCACCTCACCCAGTTCCAGTCGATCGCCGCGGCGAACGGCGGCAACCGCGCCCACGGCCGCCCCGGCTACCGCGCCTCCCTGGACTACGTGAAGGCCAAGCTGGACGCCGCGGGATACACCACCACCATCCAGCAGTTCACCTCGGGCGGTGCCACCGGCTACAACCTGATAGCCGACTGGCCCGGCGGAGACACCAACCAGGTCCTCATGGCGGGGGCGCATCTGGACTCCGTGACCACGGGCGCCGGGATCAACGACAACGGCTCCGGCTCCGCCGCCGTACTCGAAACGGCCCTTGCGGTCTCCCGCGCCGGTCTCCAGCCCACCAAGCATCTGCGGTTCGGCTGGTGGGGCGCGGAGGAGGTCGGACTGGTCGGCTCCCGCTACTACGTCAACAACCTCCCGGCCGCCGACCGCTCCAGGATCTCCTCCTATCTCAACTTCGACATGATCGGGTCCCCGAACCCCGGTTACTTCGTCTACGACGACGACGTCGAGTTGGAGAAGGTCTTCAAGGACTACTTCGGCGGGCTGGGCGTCGCCACCGAAATCGAGACCGAGGGCGACGGCCGCTCCGACCACGCCTCCTTCAAGAACGTCGGCATCCGCGTCGGCGGACTGTTCACCGGAGCGGGCCGGACGAAGACCGCCGCCCAGGTCCAGAAGTGGGGCGGCACCGCGGGCCAGGCCTTCGACCGCTGCTACCACTCCTCCTGCGACACCACGGCGAACATCAGCGACACCGCCCTGGACCGCAACAGCGACGCCGTCGCCCATGCGATCTGGACCCTGGGCACCGGAGTGGTCGTCCCGCCCGGCGACGTCTACGAGAACACCGCCGATGTCTCCGTCCCGGACAACGGCGCGGCCGTCACCTCGACGGTCACCGTCTCCGGCCGGACCGGCAACGCCCCGCCCACGCTCTCCGTCGGCGTCGACATCCGGCACACCTACCGCGGTGACCTGGTGATCGACCTGCTGGCCCCGGACGGGACGGCGTACCGGCTGAAGAACTCCAGCAGCAACGACTCCGCCGACAACGTCATCGCGACGTACACCGTCAACGCCTCCGCCGAGGCGGCCAACGGTGCCTGGAAGCTGCGCGTCCAGGATGTCGGCCCGCAGGACACCGGCTATATCAACAGCTGGAAGCTGACCTTCTGA
- the rarD gene encoding EamA family transporter RarD, translating into MSADGEHRAGLLYGIGAYGMWGLVPLFWPLLKPAGATEILAHRMTWSLVVVALALLALKRWQWIRELLRDRRKLGFVSVAAVVISVNWGVFIWAVNADRVVEASLGYFINPLVTIAMGVLLLKEQLRPVQWAAVGIGVAAVLVLAIGYGQPPWVSLVLAFSFAIYGLAKKKINIGGLESLAAETAILFVPALGYLIWLATQGGLAFGHEGTRHALLLAATGLVTAVPLICFGAAAIRVPLSTLGMLQYLGPIIQFLLGVLYFRESMPAERWAGFTLVWLALTVLTWDALRTARRTRARAEQLRAEEQRTGAQPAGAALAATAAAAAGATDPSNGAAAAAGAASPPRTGSTA; encoded by the coding sequence GTGTCAGCGGACGGCGAGCACCGAGCAGGGCTGTTGTACGGGATCGGCGCCTACGGCATGTGGGGCCTGGTCCCGCTCTTCTGGCCGCTGCTGAAACCTGCGGGTGCCACCGAGATCCTCGCCCACCGGATGACCTGGTCGCTGGTCGTCGTGGCACTGGCGCTGCTCGCCCTGAAACGGTGGCAGTGGATACGCGAGCTGCTGCGCGACCGCCGCAAGCTCGGGTTCGTCTCCGTGGCCGCGGTGGTCATCTCCGTCAACTGGGGCGTCTTCATCTGGGCGGTGAACGCGGACCGGGTGGTCGAGGCGTCCCTGGGCTACTTCATCAATCCGCTCGTCACCATCGCGATGGGCGTCCTGCTGCTGAAGGAACAGCTCCGTCCGGTGCAGTGGGCGGCGGTCGGCATCGGTGTCGCAGCGGTCCTGGTCCTGGCGATCGGCTACGGGCAGCCGCCGTGGGTCTCCCTCGTCCTGGCCTTCTCCTTCGCGATCTACGGACTGGCGAAGAAGAAGATCAACATCGGCGGGCTGGAGTCGCTGGCCGCGGAGACCGCCATCCTCTTCGTCCCCGCCCTGGGCTATCTGATCTGGCTGGCGACGCAGGGCGGCCTGGCCTTCGGGCACGAGGGCACCAGGCACGCGCTGCTGCTCGCCGCGACCGGCCTGGTGACCGCCGTACCGCTGATCTGCTTCGGCGCGGCGGCGATCCGGGTCCCGCTGTCGACGCTGGGGATGCTCCAGTATCTGGGCCCGATCATCCAGTTCCTGCTGGGAGTGCTGTACTTCCGCGAGTCGATGCCCGCGGAGCGCTGGGCCGGGTTCACGCTGGTGTGGCTGGCGCTGACCGTACTGACCTGGGACGCCCTGCGGACGGCCCGGCGCACACGGGCCCGGGCGGAGCAGCTGCGGGCGGAGGAACAGCGGACCGGGGCGCAGCCGGCCGGGGCCGCCCTCGCCGCCACGGCTGCCGCAGCAGCGGGCGCCACGGACCCCTCGAACGGTGCTGCCGCAGCAGCGGGCGCGGCGAGCCCTCCGCGTACCGGATCCACCGCCTGA
- a CDS encoding MFS transporter: MSGRARVLLFVLCGTVFLEGIDVAMLAVAVPVIRADLGLSTSTAAWVVSGYVLGYAGFTLLGGRAADLLGRRRMFLLWLTVFIAFSGLGGFGTEGWMLIVSRFVTGVAAAFLTPASLSVITTSYEEGPQRNKALMIYASTSGAGFALGLVIGGLLTEVGWRWVFFAPVALAALMLAAAVRLLPADTAPPRTAGFDVPGAVSAAAAMLLLVYGVVRLEHGLADWGLTLAAVGAGALLVALFVRIERRAAEPLVRLGILRNIPVVRADAGMLLFFGAFFGFQFMATLYFQELRGWSSLKTSIALLAMCIEVFIAPTITPRLVNRYGTGRVVFGGFLAAIGAYALFLPVTEDWAYAAMLPSFLLTGISFSLGYGPLTIAATDGVDAGEQGLAGGLLQTAMQFGGAVGISAVTAVYGLAGGDAGIEAFRAALVVPLVMAVLGALLAATGLRGGGARAKA, encoded by the coding sequence ATGTCCGGACGGGCCCGGGTGCTGCTGTTCGTCCTCTGCGGCACGGTCTTCCTGGAGGGCATCGACGTCGCGATGCTCGCCGTCGCCGTGCCCGTGATCCGCGCCGACCTCGGACTGTCCACCAGTACGGCCGCCTGGGTGGTCAGCGGTTACGTCCTCGGATACGCGGGCTTCACCCTCCTCGGCGGACGCGCCGCCGACCTGCTCGGCCGGCGCCGGATGTTCCTGCTCTGGCTCACCGTCTTCATCGCCTTCTCCGGGCTCGGCGGCTTCGGCACCGAAGGCTGGATGCTGATCGTGTCCCGCTTCGTCACCGGCGTCGCGGCCGCGTTCCTCACCCCCGCCTCCCTCTCGGTCATCACCACCTCCTACGAGGAGGGCCCGCAGCGCAACAAGGCGCTGATGATCTACGCGTCGACCTCGGGGGCCGGGTTCGCGCTCGGTCTGGTCATCGGCGGGCTGCTCACCGAAGTGGGCTGGCGCTGGGTCTTCTTCGCGCCCGTCGCCCTCGCCGCACTGATGCTGGCCGCCGCGGTCAGACTGCTGCCCGCAGACACCGCACCGCCGCGTACGGCCGGATTCGACGTCCCCGGCGCCGTCTCCGCGGCCGCCGCGATGCTGCTGCTCGTCTACGGGGTCGTCCGCCTCGAACACGGCCTGGCGGACTGGGGTCTCACCCTCGCCGCCGTGGGCGCCGGGGCCCTTCTGGTGGCGCTGTTCGTCAGGATCGAACGCCGGGCCGCCGAACCGCTCGTCCGGCTCGGCATCCTGCGCAATATTCCGGTCGTCCGCGCCGACGCCGGAATGCTCCTCTTCTTCGGGGCGTTCTTCGGCTTCCAGTTCATGGCCACCCTCTACTTCCAGGAACTGCGGGGCTGGTCGTCGCTGAAGACCTCGATCGCGCTGCTGGCCATGTGCATCGAAGTGTTCATCGCCCCGACGATCACCCCGCGGCTGGTGAACCGGTACGGCACGGGCCGGGTGGTCTTCGGGGGCTTCCTGGCCGCGATCGGCGCCTACGCCCTCTTCCTGCCGGTCACCGAGGACTGGGCGTACGCCGCCATGCTGCCGTCGTTCCTGCTCACCGGGATCTCCTTCAGCCTCGGGTACGGCCCGCTCACCATCGCCGCCACCGACGGTGTCGACGCCGGGGAGCAGGGGCTGGCCGGGGGGCTGCTCCAGACCGCGATGCAGTTCGGCGGGGCGGTCGGCATCTCCGCGGTCACCGCCGTCTACGGTCTGGCCGGAGGCGACGCCGGGATCGAGGCGTTCCGGGCGGCGCTGGTCGTACCGCTGGTGATGGCGGTGCTGGGAGCGCTGCTGGCGGCCACCGGGCTGCGGGGCGGCGGGGCGCGGGCCAAGGCGTGA
- a CDS encoding winged helix-turn-helix transcriptional regulator gives MTSPGYLGVTEFDDDGDPDPFQWDTRGDCEVRQILDRVADKWSLLVIALLDSRVVRFSELRREIDGISQRMLTVTLRQLERDGLVRRTVHPVVPPRVEYALTALGCTLHTTIRSLVTWTEEHQNEIAAARETYDAREAQAAEPPRTAPAAPQAPRGTRRD, from the coding sequence TTGACGTCACCTGGTTACCTGGGAGTGACCGAGTTCGACGACGACGGCGATCCGGATCCCTTCCAGTGGGACACACGCGGGGACTGCGAGGTCCGGCAGATCCTGGACCGCGTCGCCGACAAGTGGTCGCTGCTGGTCATCGCGCTGCTCGACAGCCGGGTCGTGCGCTTCAGCGAGCTGCGCCGCGAGATCGACGGGATCAGCCAGCGGATGCTGACGGTGACCCTGCGCCAGTTGGAGCGGGACGGGCTGGTCCGCCGTACGGTCCATCCGGTCGTACCGCCGCGCGTCGAGTACGCCCTCACGGCGCTCGGCTGCACGCTGCACACCACGATCCGGTCGCTCGTGACCTGGACCGAGGAACATCAGAACGAGATCGCGGCGGCCCGGGAGACGTACGACGCCCGTGAGGCGCAGGCGGCGGAACCGCCCCGGACGGCACCGGCCGCCCCGCAGGCACCGCGCGGAACCCGGAGAGATTGA
- a CDS encoding DUF2752 domain-containing protein encodes MLRVLRHPAAAPLALLAAGAAGAAYLYGTNPHEPGQWLPRCPFRLATGLLCPACGGTRMVYDLMHGDITAAWADNRLLLLVAPFALALLGKWAFEGLRGHRWRFRLSGRAQVLVLTTAVAWTVVRNTV; translated from the coding sequence GTGCTGCGCGTCCTGCGCCATCCGGCGGCGGCCCCGCTGGCGCTGCTCGCCGCCGGGGCCGCGGGCGCCGCCTATCTCTACGGAACCAATCCGCACGAGCCCGGGCAGTGGCTGCCCCGCTGTCCGTTCCGGCTGGCGACCGGGCTGCTCTGCCCCGCCTGCGGCGGTACACGCATGGTGTACGACCTGATGCACGGTGATATCACCGCCGCCTGGGCCGACAACCGGCTGCTGCTCCTCGTCGCACCGTTCGCGCTCGCACTGTTGGGCAAGTGGGCGTTCGAGGGGCTGCGCGGACACCGCTGGCGGTTCCGGCTGAGCGGGCGGGCGCAGGTCCTGGTCCTGACGACCGCCGTGGCATGGACCGTGGTCCGTAACACCGTCTGA
- a CDS encoding mechanosensitive ion channel family protein translates to MSQHQPLALSVDFGAGFSEAWNAVARFIPKLIGFLAVLLIGWFIAKLIARVVDKLLRKVGSEKLAERSGAAHALRNSSYDATGILTKIIYYGLLLIVLQLAFGVFGPNPISVMINAVVAWLPKAIVALVIVVVAMAIARAVRDIINDALSGTSYGKVLATVAWAFIVALGAIAALGQAGIATAITGPLLLAVLGTVAGILIVGVGGGLIGPMRSRWENWLSRAEAESSGAANSISAYQQGRADAASGQPAPGARTTPGTTGRQGSGGTGRRDDEGPFDPM, encoded by the coding sequence ATGTCCCAGCACCAGCCCCTGGCCCTTTCCGTCGATTTCGGCGCGGGCTTCTCCGAGGCCTGGAACGCGGTGGCCAGATTCATACCCAAGCTCATCGGCTTCCTCGCAGTACTGCTCATCGGCTGGTTCATCGCCAAACTGATCGCCCGGGTGGTGGACAAGCTGCTGCGCAAGGTGGGCTCGGAGAAGCTCGCCGAGCGCAGCGGCGCGGCCCATGCGCTGCGCAACTCCTCCTATGACGCCACCGGCATCCTCACCAAGATCATCTATTACGGGCTGCTGCTGATCGTGCTTCAGCTGGCGTTCGGGGTCTTCGGCCCCAACCCCATCAGCGTGATGATCAACGCCGTGGTCGCCTGGCTGCCGAAGGCCATCGTGGCGCTGGTGATCGTGGTGGTGGCGATGGCCATCGCCCGCGCGGTGCGCGACATCATCAACGACGCGCTCAGCGGCACCTCGTACGGCAAGGTCCTGGCGACCGTCGCCTGGGCGTTCATCGTGGCTCTCGGCGCGATCGCCGCACTGGGCCAGGCGGGGATCGCCACCGCGATCACGGGCCCGCTGCTGCTCGCCGTACTCGGTACGGTCGCGGGCATCCTGATCGTCGGTGTCGGCGGCGGGCTCATCGGGCCGATGCGCTCACGCTGGGAGAACTGGCTCTCGCGGGCCGAGGCGGAGTCCTCCGGCGCGGCCAACAGCATCAGCGCCTATCAGCAGGGCCGGGCGGACGCGGCGTCCGGGCAGCCCGCGCCGGGGGCGCGTACGACCCCGGGCACGACGGGACGGCAGGGTTCCGGCGGAACGGGCCGCCGGGACGACGAGGGCCCGTTCGACCCGATGTAG